Proteins from one Salmo salar chromosome ssa07, Ssal_v3.1, whole genome shotgun sequence genomic window:
- the LOC123743750 gene encoding uncharacterized protein, with translation MAFFFFSLGVFVLLSIWPRVRCSDYPKGAIETACRDRYLLVTTQLSFAGNEPRFEAVDADGVHPITKQYGSECGYMFSILPLSGHAELRASYFSCHTDNQDDEVFTFIFNLITAASGVETTYTVTATCSLPLPWSPREVSCEENYMEVSMRSDVSCLYGTTTDAWTAALATAHSSATSTWQVMFQQEGQQLIPMSFSEARELGYVFHLTQGRLVFRSPYTPRSVMGSVSMVNGSLVEVVHPILFSRQRWVVMMVDWIVACSTNEGLYDGVQLVWQTPTLLSPLVSGLSGMESSKITMGVDGQLLDDSITEERGYSLDISDTTVQISIPFNAAGGYRKSFVMDNMYHEFYVVRLYYEQIFLDDCGVETRLCLHRPMNTSLLIQHLSIINQTVLEDRVFTVYLGNLSYDVDLVAVKLNGHNFTILEANKSGLVITMVPQPDNTLHAYILRVPFEDAVVHKLYSTEGLLQFSLDINYTLVILPQEEPYYYLASVVAQFNDVFPPVFNGVCNEKSISFQMDHKPFDYLWEVGVGRYLLTPNLAAKWGYIMQNDSKSLTLEVPLFSVGYTYKDINLKQFYGSFEIHSRLPKTFEVTSSLAKACLFQTTEVIVCSTEGVVTVVTDVALAIPGAEPNRTFLLDSTCRPQETDDTRVLFSFGLHTCGTRVQVDHQHVTYENEINVEHTIQSATEPFKTRDTASVVTVRCVYPLSDLYKLFAYWRFDADSPGVGTILTRVPVKIFQPTFPPTTLTTTRRPLTSTTTSNTGLSPGREMPGIHPRAKYVKVFSWQMNQPKGTT, from the exons atggcttttttttttttttctttggg GGTATTTGTACTCCTGTCTATATGGCCTCGTGTAAGATGTTCTGACTATCCAAAAG GGGCCATTGAGACTGCATGTCGGGATCGATACCTGTTGGTAACAACCCAACTCTCATTCGCTGGGAACGAACCTCGCTTTGAAGCGGTTG ATGCTGATGGTGTTCACCCCATCACTAAGCAGTATGGGTCAGAGTGTGGCTACATGTTCAGTATCCTCCCTCTGTCTGGCCATGCTGAGCTCAGAGCTTCCTACTTCTCCTGCCACACTGACAACCAG GACGATGAGGTGTTCACTTTTATCTTTAACTTGATCACTGCTGCGAGTGGAGTGGAAACCACCTACACTGTGACTGCAAcctgctccctccctctaccctggtCACCCAGAGAAGTCAGCTGTGAGGAGAACTATATGGAG GTGTCAATGAGGAGTGACGTGTCCTGTCTATATGGTACAACAACGGATGCCTGGACTGCTGCCCTTGCTACA GCCCACAGCTCTGCCACGTCTACCTGGCAGGTGATGTTCCAGCAGGAGGGGCAGCAGCTGATTCCCATGTCCTTCTCAGAGGCTCGGGAGCTGGGCTACGTGTTCCACCTCACCCAGGGCAGGCTGGTGTTCCGCTCACCCTACACACCACGGTCTGTCATGGGGTCTGTCTCCATG GTGAATGGTTCATTGGTGGAGGTGGTCCATCCCATACTGTTCTCCAGGCAGAGATGGGTGGTTATGATGGTGGACTGGATTGTTGCGTGCAGCACTA ATGAAGGGTTGTATGATGGGGTGCAGCTGGTCTGGCAGACTCCCACTCTTCTGTCCCCACTGGTCTCTGGCCTCTCTGGGATGGAGAGCAGCAAGATCACAATGGGGGTGGATGGTCAGCTCCTCGATGACTCCATTACAGAAGAGCGAGGCTACAGCCTGGACATCAGTGACACCACCGTCCAGATCAGCATCCCCTTCAACGCTGCCGGAGGATACAGAAAA agctttgtgatggacaACATGTACCATGAGTTCTATGTGGTCCGTCTCTACTATGAACAAATCTTTCTTGATGactgtggtgtggagaccagaCTCTGCCTCCACAGGCCCATGAACACATCACTTCTGATCCAGCACCTCTCCATCATTAACC AAACAGTCCTTGAGGATCGTGTGTTTACGGTGTACCTGGGAAACCTCTCCTATGATGTTGACCTGGTGGCTGTGAAGCTCAATGGCCACAACTTCACCATACTAGAGGCGAATAAAAGTGGCCTCGTCATAACCATGGTCCCCCAGCCTGATAATACCCTACATGCCTACATtctcagggtgccatttgaggatGCTGTTGTTCACAAGCTG TACTCTACCGAGGGGCTTCTTCAGTTCTCATTGGACATCAACTACACTTTGGTCATCCTGCCTCAAGAGGAGCCCTACTACTACCTGGCCTCAGTTGTGGCTCAGTTCAATGACGTCT TTCCTCCGGTCTTCAATGGTGTCTGCAATGAGAAAAGCATCAGTTTCCAGATGGACCATAAGCCGTTTGATTACCTGTGGGAGGTGGGTGTTGGCCGTTACCTTCTGACCCCAAATCTGGCAGCCAAGTGGGGCTACATCATGCAGAATGACAGCAAGAGTCTGACCCTGGAAGTGCCCCTCTTCTCTGTTGGCTACACTTATAAG GACATCAATTTGAAGCAGTTCTACGGCTCTTTTGAAATTCACTCAAGACTTCCCAAGACCTTTGAGGTGACGAGTTCCTTGGCCAAAGCTTGTCTCTTCCAGACTACTGAGGTCATAG TGTGTTCCACTGAAGGGGTGGTGACAGTGGTTACTGATGTGGCTCTGGCCATCCCTGGAGCTGAACCCAACAGAACCTTCCTCCTGGACTCCACCTGCAGGCCTCAAGAGACAGATGACACCAGGGTTCTCTTTAGCTTTGGACTCCACACCTGTGGTACCAGGGTCCAG GTTGACCATCAGCATGTTACCTACGAAAATGAGATCAATGTTGAGCACACGATCCAATCTGCGACAGAACCATTCAAAACCAGGGATACTGCCTCTGT GGTGACAGTGCGGTGTGTCTATCCACTGAGTGACTTATACAAGCTGTTTGCATATTGGAGGTTTGACGCAGACTCTCCAGGAGTTGGCACCATCTTGACTAGAGTTCCTGTAAAAA TATTTCAGCCCACCTttccacccactaccctaaccACCACCAGAAGACCATTGACGTCCACAACTACTTCCAACACAGGCCTGAGTCCTGGGAGGGAAATGCCTGGCATCCACCCTAGGGCTAAATATGTCAAAGTCTTCAGCTGGCAAATGAACCAACCTAAAGGAACCACTTAG